The segment aaaattaaagattaaactATTACtatccattaaaaaatatttttttaaaattaaaagttaaattatttttttacccactccaccacctcctccacGTAACCCCcgcctcaaatttttattaCCCTCTactcttaatttttattttattttacatttttctcaTTATGTGTTAGAtatgtatgtacatatattttttagaattttttttctactaGTGTacgaatataatataaataaatgaaaaataaaaaaggtctTGCGgtggaaagtaaaaaatattttcgatatgtatatatgaaccacaaaatgattaaaaaaaattggaagcGGAGGGTTAGGTGAGGCGGGcagaattattaataaaaaaaattaaaataatatctaaattatttttttggttaatatttttttaattttaaattttaaattttaaatttctaccAATacgaatattttttaaaaaaattattttgtccATGTGGAGTATgatgtgataattttttaaaataaaagagagagtatATTACACACAACATGATGAAAGTGGTATAAAAGAGAgttgtgtttctcaaactaaatagtgatagtttagatatgaaactTACACTCCCAATAATTTAGGTAtgtaactcaaaaaaaaatataatttaggtgtgtaattttaaagtaattataataacacaTGCAAGATGTTATTATGTCCAACGAATTCCAAAGAACTAATATTGTTAGTATTATAATCCACTAGCATATACTAAATCAAGACATAACCAGAGGCGGATCTAGAATTTGGAGATCGGGGGTGCCACAACGTTTAAGTAAGATGAAAGGATTGGTTGCTTTAATTTTGGATTACAACTCaggttattaattttatttatttttacaaatgaATCGATCAAATATACATgtagtagtatttttttttggatattatgtGATTAGAtatacttcttttctttttgaaatttgatatcTTCTTCTCTgaaacttttaagaaaaaaaaaaagattcttcaCATTAAAATTTTGAGTATACCATCTAATAGTatgaacataatatatttattttccattGACTTTATGTGTTATTGGAAATATATagttgagaaagaataaaaattatactttgAGCCTAGTCATCTTACATAGCAAAAATGTCGATAAAGATCACAAGAacctttaaattaaattttttttttgaaacttatgtttttttttaaactactatttaaatatattcttcataatatttatttgttgttcATAATTCAGTACTCattagttgataaaaaaaataaacacattACACTTATATCAAAAGATTAATAATTAGTgcaagagaaaattaaaaaaaaaactcaaaattaattatgaaaaggggtcaatttgaattaataaaaaatagtaataaacaaataagaaataatgttaaaaaaaaaaaaaaagaagaaggggATCAATTTGAATTAATGAAGAATAGTCATAAGGATGaatagagaaaagaaaagaaaaaaaggagcaAGCAAAAAAAGAAAGTGGTGATGGTCAGTTTCGAACATGCATAGCCTAGGTGGAAGATTCGCCCTTTGCTAGCTGAGCTATTACGCAACACAATTACTATGTGGCAAAACTAATAAACATACAAttaatatacacacacacacacatatatatatataacattttttcgAGATTATTGGGTGCCATGACACCCCTACATGGCCAAGTAGATCCTCCCCTAGACGTAACAattctatattttatgtttgttcatgcatatctttatttctttgttgaGAAATGAAGTTTATATTAGGGATGACTATGGGGCAAACCAGGTTTAAGGCTATAGTGGCAGATTTAAGGTTGTGTAGGGCGAGACGGAATGCGGATGGAGCGAGTTGCGGCTCTATACGTGTTTAAATTTAATCTCAAGTATTTTTTACAAGTTAGAAGAGTGATAAAACATTATCTATTAAGACAATTCCTTAGCACTTTTTTCTATGCTTACCAATTGAcatctaaaaataaaacttcaagtcattatcaattaaattgatcgaacttaatgaaaaaatgaattaattgttataaatattattttagcattaaacttaactagaaaaaaatgtattaacaaaaattatgCATAAAAGATTCATACAGGAGTGGGTCTATGTCAGGGTATAGATCGAGAAATTGTCATAAGTAGGTCCTTAACTGTAGGAGTAGGTCTAAAATAGTCTCTTAACTATACTTTTATCGTATTTCGTactttaataattcaaaattttgtcaaatttaatccttttaccatatatttattgattttaatcccttaactatatatttattagaTTTAACCCTTTAAGTATTTAAAAACTTATCAGGTTTGATCTctgtttatttttctataaaataacCCAGGTTTATATAAACGAAACTCATGTCtcaataaattatattctttagctattttttaagttgtttctctctctctacccTTATGCAAGGAACTTTAATCTcattgattcaaaataaaatttacgaGGAAAGAAATATAAGTCATGATTTTATTTAACGAATGGTATAAAGAAGCATATTATTGCTATAATGACATGAATAcgctaaaatttattattaaaaaaaattactaccCTTTGAGTCCATAATTTGTATTCCAAAGACTTTATGGAGGgcatttgtttgatttttcagactatgcaatttataaaatgatagatttgcaactttttaatttatttatttttaaatagattgattttattattctattcatattaatttatagTGAGATATTTGAGTTGTAACATCAaatctcttatttttcttttatatggaaaataaaattaaaaaagttcgCATTCATCATGCACCATTAAGCGCCAAAGAAGGGAACACAACAAATTCAAGATTTCAAGTCATTACCAACTTATATGCTTCATTTTTCTACTTCATTGAATAAAATTAGGACTTGTATCTTTTCctctcattaatttattttgaaccGCCGAGTTTATGTTTAATAAAAGTAATTTGAGGAAAACTAATGAAAATAGAGAAACAActttaaaatgagttaaaatttaattttacgaAGAGTAATGTTAATATAAACCTAAACTATTTTGTAACTAAAAAATGGACATAGACCAAATCTGataagtttttgaatatttataggACTTAAATCGATAAGTAATAGTTAATGAATCAAAGTTGATGAGTTATAAATAGTTAAGAACTAAAACCGGTAAGTGTATAGCTAATAGATCAAAACTGATAAGTTTTTAAATAGTCAAAGGACTATATACCGTAAAATTACAATTAATGAACTATTTTAAAGCTTACTCCTAAGGTTAAGGGACTATTTATGGCCTTTTTCTCCGTATAGATAGAACAATTATGAAACAAGGAACAAGCATTCTCCCTCGAAACTTACTTGTTTGGGCCCTGTTCTTAAAGCTGAACTAAGCCCAATTAATAACAATCCAGCCCAACTGGTCAATTAATTTCGGTGGCCCATCATTTCAGAAATGGCCCTAAGATGGGTTGGTCTTGATATTTTGTCATCCATAAGAAAAGTATATCTAACAAAAATGGCCTCCATAAGGGATTATTTCGAGTTTTTGGTCCATCtaaacaaacatttttaaaaacaaaaaaaatactataagcttcaaaatattctaatttttgTCCCTGAAGCAGATGTTCAGaatattttaagataataaACTCTAAACATGCTTAATTGGAACAAAATTTATCCTTATAGgcaaaagtaaaacataggTATTTTCCATTAATCATAATTTCTAACTTTTTGTCGATTTACAAGACAAACGTTCGTGATATTTCACTTGAACTTATTCAATTGATCATAAGTTTTGCCTTAcggaaaaatattgaaatttatgcatgataggcaatataaattaatgacataatacataaatataactcTTAACTTGGCATTAGTTTGCAACTATGATCCttaactttggatgtgcacaagtaGGGACTTAAagcttgtataaaattgaacaagtagacacatgTGTCTTAGATGGAATGATACTTGTAGGACGCCACATAGGACACAAAATTTTCATGTAGGATGCCATGTAGCATGAATGTGTCAATTTGCTCAATTTTACACAAATTTAGGTGCCAATTGTGCAAATTTAAAGTTACGGATCATAATTGCCAAATGACCCCAAGTTAAggattatgtttatatattccTAAATTAATTCGTAATTCCCATCAATTTTTTCAAGTGAAGGTCAAGATTTTATTAGGTGGGTATAAaaatgggcaactttcacatatagcaaataaaaaattcatatttgtatgctattgcaaagtttgcataattgcgctccatagcaaacatagaaactgtataattcgttatacatatacagttaaagcaaattgtataaaacgaagtgtataaaaccaagaaagagaaagacacttgggcagagaactgtataaaaaatgaagtgtataaaacgaattgaattattataagtgtatagaacgattatataaaatttgaatttgtgtaaaatgagaaagagagaaatacaAAAGAGACTCGACAAGgaatacaattgaatcgaattgtataaaacgagaaacagagaaattagatacaatttgaaaattatataaaacgagaaagagagaaaggcaaaagaaactgggcaggagAGTATTtctattgtataattataagtgtataggacgaaattagatgtacttgcatgtgtatatacaattttctcacgttttatacaaacagaaacacaatttatacatttcgcttctgtttgtataagtgagaaaggcgagggtggtgagagagatttgggagagtggcgagcgataTGTGGacgaggggaacaaaaatatatgtatttatacaattttctctgctttatacaattagaaataattttttttacatttgtgtttgtataaaaagtgaggaagcgagtgagagattggaggagagtggcgagcgagataatTAGGAGAGAGgtgcctgacaattttttgcaaacgtttgtcatggagcacaattaaatcaaaccctagctactccatttattttaagttattagtttgtcattatatacaattttccctaacCATACACTTTGAGAGGCATTACGCGTAATCTCCTTTTCTACCATTATAGGCCCAAAATCTCAAGCAATCATTTGAGCCCAATATTTTGGCCCttcaaatatttgtaaaaaagcCCAGTAATTTTAACGCGCAAAAGACGAAAAGCGTGCCGCCATTTACTTAATGACGAAGCTACGTGTCACCGTCAGATATACGCTATCTTGcgaatttacatatatataaccATTTTCATCCGTCTTCGTCTATTTCAATTTCGTTTTTTAATTAAAGCTAAtcaaattctctttttttttttcgtcTTTTAGCTTTTCCACTTTTTCcgtattttgaattttgattcgTTTGATTCGTTTCTTCCAATTCAACAATATCTACTTTTCCGGCGATCAGCGGTTGATCGTTATTTCAATCATGGGAGCTTCTCACAGTCGCGAAGGTCTAGAACTTTCCGATGAATCGGATTACGAGGACGAAGAGGGAAGTAGCAGAACAGAAAGTGAAGAACAGTATGAAGACGCCGCTGACGATCATGCTTCGATGAGGACTCCACAGGTGAGTAACAGAAACCTTGATGAATTGGATTCCAAACTGAAAGCGCTAAAACTTAAGTATGGTTCGCCGGTGACGCCGACTAATCTAAGAAATGCGGTGAAGTTGTACTTGCATGTTGGCGGTAATACGCCGAAAGCGAAATGGATAATCTCGCAGAAGCTGACTAACTATGAGTTTGTTAAAACACTGAAAATCGGAGGTGATGATGAAGACGATTACGGATCGTCAAGTGGAGGAGATGAGGGCTTTTGGGTTTTGAAGGTGGGGAAGAAGATTAAGGTTAGGGTTTCGACTGATATGCAGCTGAAGATGTTTGGAGATCAGAGGAGGGTTGATTTTGTGGATAACGGAGTATGGGCTTTGAAGTTTTTTGTGGATGACGAGTATAGGAATTTCATTACCAAGTTCCAGGACTGCTTATTTGAGAATGTGTATGGAATGGAGGCTACGGAGGCTAACAAAGTGAAGATTTATGGGAAGGAGTTTATTGGGTGGTTAAAACCTGAGGAATCAGATGATGCAATGTGGGAAGATGCGGATTCTGGAGTCTGGAAGGGTAGTGGAAAGAGTCCCATGACACCGGCTAGGGATAGGCAAGATTTGCTGGAGGAATTTGAGGAAGCTGCTACTGGTGGAGGAATACAGAGTTTGGCATTAGGGGCTTTAGATAATAGTTTTCTTGTGAATGATTCAGGAGTTCAAGTTGTGAAAAATTTCAGCCACGGAATCCACGGGAAGggtgtttatgtgaaatttGATGAGAAGGATAAGTGGTCCGGAGGCTCAACTCCCAAAAAGGCTCTTTTGATGCGTGGAGAAACCAATATGATGCTAATGAGTCCTTTTAAGGAAGGGAAGCCCCGTTCAACTGGACTTCACCAATTGGATATCGAGACTGGTAAAGTTGTTACTGAATGGAAGTTTGAGAAGGACGGGACTGATATTACCATGAAGGATATAACAAATGATACCAAAGGGTCACAGTTGGATCCTTCTGAATCGACATTTTTGGGTTTGGATGATAACCGGCTGTGTCAGTGGGACATGCGTGATAAGAAGGGAATTGTTCAGACATTAGCAAATACGAGTTCTCCAGTGTTGAATTGGACTCAGGGGCATCAGTTTTCAAGAGGAACGAATTTTCAGTGCTTTGCCACGACTGGTGATGGCTCCATTGTAGTTGGATCACTTGATGGGAAGATTCGCTTGTACTCGAAGACCTCTATGAGGCAAGCAAAGACTGCATTCCCTGGCCTTGGCTCTCCAATTACACATGTTGATGTTACTTACGATGGCAAATGGATACTGGGCACGACTGATACATATTTGATCTTAATATGCACTTTGTTTACGGATAAAGCTGGGAAGACCAAAACTGGTTTTACTGGTCGAATGGGAAATAAAATCCCAGCTCCAAGATTATTAAAGCTGACTCCTGTGGATGCGCATATAGCTGGGGCAAACAACGAGTTCCATGGTGGACATTTCTCTTGGGTAAgaataacaaatttatttagctttttaacatataaatgtTGCATAGCTAATTGCAACTTTCATGTTGCTTGTTTGTTGAAGAGGCTGTATGTGAGGATTCATGTTATCTCCATGAAAATTGTTTTTTGTGTTGTGAGTTCATATAACTTGGTTGTTGCTCCTTCCGTGTAAACTCTTTTGAGACTTCAGTAAATGCGATGACCTTAGACTGAAATGATCAGTATGGCATAGGTAATGAACCTCTACTTCAGTAAATGTTCTGAAACCTCATGCGACTAGCTTACAAACTCAACTGCTATTAGAATATTACAAATCTTTACTTTTTGGTCGATTAAAATTCAAGTATCTTTCCATTAAAGAACGTACTCAAGGTGCAAACTTCAATTGCCGTTGAAACTAGCAAGTTTCAGATGAGCGACAATGTAGTATCTTCTTTGCTTCCATATTTTGTTTGGTCATAGAATATTCTTAGTAGAGTTGGCAATAGATTAGTAGACCATTACACCTCTTTGTCAAGCTTCATACATTTTTCTATGTCACTGGGAGTTATCTTCTTTGTTGCCTGCCCTCTGTCACTGTGCTGCAGCAATTCATTGGAATGGAATATGACCACCCCATAGCTATGGAATGACAGAAGTATCACTTGAGTTTGCATACATTTTTTTACTTGCACCAGATCCACCAAAGATCTGGTTAATGTTTGTTGCATGATAAATTTGTTTGTCCTAGCAACTCTTACCCTCTTTTTGCATGACAATAGATTGCTTggaaatctttttttctttgttagctgtttttattttttttgtgcagAATAATACTGTAGTAGCAGTTCATGCTTGTGTTTTACTCATCCTTGAGCTGAAAGTAAGCGACTGATGTGACCTGCCTTGTATGTCATCTTCCAGGTTACTGAAAGTGGAAAACAAGAACGCCATTTGGTTGCAGCAGTAGGCAAATTTAGCGTGATATGGAATTTCCAACAGGTGAAGGACAGTGCTCATCGTTGCTATCAGAATCAGCAAGGCCTGAAGAGTTGTTATTGTTACAAGATAGTGCCCAAGGATGAATCCATTATTGAGAGTCGTTTCATGCATGACAAGTATGCTGTCAGTGACTCACCGGAGGCTCCCCTGGTTGTAGCAACGCCAATGAAAGTTACTTCCATCAGCATGTCAGGCAAGAGGCGTTGACTTAGGAACTAGTTGACTGTTGATTGATTGATCAGTGTGCAAGAAGATTTATCTAGTGTGTATATAGGGTGGTCCTAGTTatgttctttttcctttttcagtCCATATATTGTGTTCGATTATTCGCGTTTATGTTTGAGAAATTTCTTTGCTTTTTACACTATGGGTGGAATTCTTTATGTCATGCGCGGTTTTATGTCGACGAATGTTTGGGTGAAGAAGTGAGTGCATTGATTCAAgacttatattttacttttacaaTTGTTTATGTTGTCCATCTGTAGTGCATGGATATATCTTTGTACCCTTTTACTTAATCGTGCTCTTATTTATTGGAATCCACAGGTGCAAGGTTGTATCAACTACAGTATAAGTATCAATTAAGTAAGAAATTCTGTACAGTCGGTGAAGCTATAAACCAGTCAACCAGCCATATTTTACTTTTAGAAGGCCTGATTAGCCATGATTagtttttgcaaaatttatcaAGACGTAAAAAACAAGCAAGCCAAGGTAAAAACAATCACAACAGCATGAAGGGAGGTTTCTAAATCTATGGAATGGTATCTCACACAAGGTTGGGAAAGTAATTGTCGAGATCCTGACATAATAGTTTACACATAAAAAGATGAAATGAATAGTGCAATAGGCGTGCAATGCTTATAAAGCGTCTCTGGCAGCAATTCTGCAGGTTATTGCATCTGCAAGTGACGATATCTCCAGCTCCAGATTAGATATCTTGTAATGCTGTCAAAAATTCGAATTATTAAAGTTCATTATAAATAAAGGAAGCAAGATCACCATCACGAATACGAGTTCACCCAGCACCCACCTTTTGAATCTGAGCCTGGTTTATTCTTTGTTCTAATTCCTTCAGGTCAATCTCATTGCCCTTTATGAGTTTTTCTATGGCCACCATCTAGTTACAGAGTAAGATCACATCATTACTGTcgggaaaaaaaaaatcagcttTGGTGACATAATATTGTCGCCTTACCTCATCAGCTGAAGCACCAAAGCGTGCTGCCAGGATGTAGCTTGTGTTGTCTGCGATACCACATCTTTTCAAAGACTCTGAAATCTACTATGATAAAGCCAAGTAAAAGTAAATTGACCATAAAAAGATAAATCCATTCTATTTCAGAACCCTTGGAGCTTCTTACATGCTTAGATCCTGAGAAGTTGTAAACAAGCTCAGAATGGGGGGTCCGTGTAGTCAGTGAATCCCGTGATTTAGCTACAAGTGTCTTGTGTGCAGCTGCTAAAACAGGAAATACATCCGGGATCTGTTGAAATAT is part of the Solanum lycopersicum chromosome 1, SLM_r2.1 genome and harbors:
- the DEM2 gene encoding Dem2 protein, yielding MGASHSREGLELSDESDYEDEEGSSRTESEEQYEDAADDHASMRTPQVSNRNLDELDSKLKALKLKYGSPVTPTNLRNAVKLYLHVGGNTPKAKWIISQKLTNYEFVKTLKIGGDDEDDYGSSSGGDEGFWVLKVGKKIKVRVSTDMQLKMFGDQRRVDFVDNGVWALKFFVDDEYRNFITKFQDCLFENVYGMEATEANKVKIYGKEFIGWLKPEESDDAMWEDADSGVWKGSGKSPMTPARDRQDLLEEFEEAATGGGIQSLALGALDNSFLVNDSGVQVVKNFSHGIHGKGVYVKFDEKDKWSGGSTPKKALLMRGETNMMLMSPFKEGKPRSTGLHQLDIETGKVVTEWKFEKDGTDITMKDITNDTKGSQLDPSESTFLGLDDNRLCQWDMRDKKGIVQTLANTSSPVLNWTQGHQFSRGTNFQCFATTGDGSIVVGSLDGKIRLYSKTSMRQAKTAFPGLGSPITHVDVTYDGKWILGTTDTYLILICTLFTDKAGKTKTGFTGRMGNKIPAPRLLKLTPVDAHIAGANNEFHGGHFSWVTESGKQERHLVAAVGKFSVIWNFQQVKDSAHRCYQNQQGLKSCYCYKIVPKDESIIESRFMHDKYAVSDSPEAPLVVATPMKVTSISMSGKRR
- the LOC101268037 gene encoding uncharacterized protein translates to MKAFEVGGTTLCLALFSDVTNSKELLDLMQSATLEPEVAFLNASLIPDVFPVLAAAHKTLVAKSRDSLTTRTPHSELVYNFSGSKHISESLKRCGIADNTSYILAARFGASADEMVAIEKLIKGNEIDLKELEQRINQAQIQKHYKISNLELEISSLADAITCRIAARDAL